One Microlunatus soli genomic window carries:
- a CDS encoding NADP-dependent oxidoreductase, protein MKKVMFAEFGGPEVLQLLDADEPHAGPGQVRIRVHAAGVNPRDWRVREGQFQQTQPIELPAGIGLDAAGIVDEIGDGVSGVQIGDHVFGEGSDTYAELAVLGAWAALPDGITFDEAAGYPSVVETALRIIDQVGVRPGQTLLVSGAAGGVGSAVLQIARDRGIAVIGIAGAANQDYLRSLGAIATTYGDGWVERVRRLGNVDAALDLTGSGVIGELIELTSDPQRVISIADLDAPRLGVRFSGVASSMKDALTQAVDLISRGRLRIPVSRSYPLADAAAAHVDSRAGHTRGRRVLVV, encoded by the coding sequence ATGAAAAAAGTGATGTTCGCCGAGTTCGGCGGTCCCGAGGTCCTCCAACTCCTGGACGCCGATGAGCCGCATGCCGGCCCGGGACAGGTCCGCATCCGGGTGCACGCGGCCGGCGTCAATCCGCGCGACTGGCGGGTCCGCGAGGGCCAGTTCCAGCAGACCCAGCCGATCGAACTACCCGCCGGCATCGGACTGGACGCCGCCGGGATTGTCGACGAGATCGGCGACGGGGTCAGCGGCGTACAGATCGGGGATCACGTGTTCGGCGAGGGTTCCGACACCTATGCCGAGCTGGCCGTCCTGGGTGCCTGGGCGGCCTTGCCCGACGGCATCACCTTCGACGAGGCGGCCGGCTATCCGTCCGTGGTGGAAACGGCGCTGCGGATCATCGACCAGGTCGGCGTTCGACCCGGGCAGACGCTGCTGGTCAGCGGTGCGGCCGGCGGGGTCGGTTCGGCGGTGCTGCAGATCGCCCGCGATCGCGGCATCGCGGTGATCGGCATCGCCGGTGCAGCAAACCAGGACTACCTGCGCAGCCTGGGCGCGATCGCCACCACGTACGGCGACGGGTGGGTCGAGCGGGTGCGACGGCTCGGCAACGTCGACGCCGCGCTCGACCTGACCGGCTCCGGCGTGATCGGTGAGCTGATCGAGTTGACCAGCGATCCGCAGCGAGTGATCTCGATCGCCGATCTCGACGCACCACGGCTCGGCGTCCGGTTCTCCGGGGTTGCCTCCAGCATGAAGGACGCACTGACTCAGGCAGTCGACCTGATCTCACGCGGACGGCTCCGGATCCCGGTGTCGCGGTCATACCCGCTCGCCGACGCGGCTGCCGCGCACGTCGACAGCCGCGCCGGTCATACCCGTGGGAGGCGGGTCCTCGTGGTCTGA
- the mshD gene encoding mycothiol synthase encodes MDSDTAPGGHHRYTVTASDAVPSADRETVLEMARETEAADGKPPLNDEALQAIQHPEALAPSQTPLHVTVHRTSTDEDGRQQLEWIGYAFLRDALSDPTGSLFVVPQARRAGAGRRLLAATIEAAESSVKIWAPGNSVAAQTLAASAHFSPVRTLLIMSRPLDTPILDPEPPAGVSIRAFDPARDIDPWLAVNSRAFAHHPEQGGVTADGLRATMAESWFETGDFLIAEDSDGTMLGFHWLKQHSDTRGEVYVLGVDPAAGGRGLGKALLRAGLQHLRDDLGLTEVILYVEGDNEPAVGLYLLNGFDTINTDVLYAQQHDQVGN; translated from the coding sequence GTGGATTCCGACACTGCCCCCGGTGGCCATCACCGCTACACCGTGACCGCGTCCGATGCCGTTCCGTCGGCCGATCGCGAGACGGTGTTGGAGATGGCCCGCGAGACCGAGGCCGCCGACGGCAAACCACCGCTGAACGACGAAGCGCTGCAGGCGATCCAGCATCCGGAGGCGTTGGCGCCGTCGCAGACCCCGTTGCATGTGACGGTGCACCGGACGTCGACCGACGAGGACGGTCGGCAGCAACTGGAGTGGATCGGTTACGCCTTCCTCCGTGACGCGCTGTCCGATCCGACCGGCTCGCTGTTCGTCGTACCGCAGGCCCGTCGCGCCGGGGCGGGTCGTCGGCTGCTGGCCGCCACCATCGAGGCAGCCGAGTCGTCGGTCAAGATCTGGGCGCCGGGCAATTCGGTGGCCGCCCAGACGTTGGCGGCCAGCGCTCATTTCTCGCCGGTCCGAACGTTGTTGATCATGTCCCGGCCGTTGGACACCCCGATCCTGGATCCGGAGCCGCCGGCCGGTGTGTCGATCCGGGCGTTCGACCCGGCCCGGGACATCGATCCGTGGCTGGCGGTCAATTCGAGGGCCTTCGCCCACCATCCCGAACAGGGTGGCGTCACCGCCGACGGCCTGCGGGCCACGATGGCCGAATCGTGGTTCGAGACCGGCGATTTCCTGATCGCCGAGGACAGCGACGGGACCATGCTGGGCTTCCACTGGCTGAAGCAGCACTCCGACACCCGCGGCGAGGTGTACGTCCTCGGCGTCGATCCGGCGGCCGGCGGCCGTGGGCTGGGCAAGGCGTTGCTCCGCGCGGGTCTGCAGCATCTCCGTGACGATCTCGGACTGACCGAGGTGATCCTCTACGTCGAGGGAGACAATGAGCCTGCGGTCGGGCTGTATCTGCTGAACGGGTTCGACACGATCAACACCGACGTGCTGTACGCCCAGCAGCACGACCAGGTGGGCAATTGA
- a CDS encoding RNA degradosome polyphosphate kinase: MDTTDSQLVNGEAAGTDRRAAATAEEAPQPVKAASITTRNAIAGAPAGIDPDADSDLLAGSQTRLLDTHSTGGRSSQVSRTLADDEEIVDADLPANRYLDRELSWLAFNNRVLALAKDKIRIPLLERVRFLSIFSTNLDEHYMVRVAGLKRRIAAGVAVPSVSGLMPRDIHEATLHRTRELVTEQARIFADEVRPELAEQGIEILRWDQLTAEEKDRMRQLFAERIFPVLTPLAVDPSHPFPYISGLSLNLAVMVKNPDTGSRQFARVKVPDVLSRFISLSEGRFVALEDIIARHLDQLFGGMQVVDHHVFRVTRNEDVEVEEDDAENLLVALEKELLRRKVGRPPVRLEVTDTMDPKMLELLMSELDISEHEVFRLPTPLDLGGLGAIADLDRAELKYPAFLPKTHPHLAEVETAKPADMFAALKQRDVLLHHPYDSFATSVQRFIEQAADDPQVLAIKQTLYRTSGDSPIVDALIEASEAGKQVLAVVEIKARFDEQANIAWARRLEEHGCHVVYGLMGLKTHCKLAMVVRDEPDGLRRYAHIGTGNYNPKTARQYEDMGLLTANPIVTEDIGRLFNHLSGMSQEREYRRLLVAPHGIRSGLIERIETEVEHHRAGRPSGIKIKVNSLVDEAISDALYRASMAGVSVDLWVRGICTLRPQIPGLSENIRVRSIVGRFLEHSRLFWFANGGRPSVGMGSADLMHRNLDRRIEVLVQITNAAHIKEIEDLFEVAFNDRTGAWWLSGDGSWHERVLDDNGVPLRDIQEMLINRSTRRRGK, encoded by the coding sequence ATGGACACGACCGACAGCCAGCTGGTGAACGGCGAGGCGGCCGGCACCGACCGCCGAGCGGCGGCGACCGCCGAGGAGGCTCCGCAGCCGGTCAAGGCGGCCTCGATCACCACCAGGAACGCGATCGCCGGCGCACCGGCCGGTATCGACCCCGACGCCGACTCGGACCTGCTGGCCGGGAGCCAGACCCGGTTGTTGGACACCCACTCCACCGGTGGCCGGAGCAGCCAGGTCAGCAGGACACTGGCCGACGACGAGGAGATCGTCGACGCCGACCTGCCGGCCAATCGCTATCTGGATCGCGAGCTGAGCTGGCTGGCCTTCAACAACCGGGTGCTCGCCCTGGCCAAGGACAAGATCCGGATCCCGCTGTTGGAGCGGGTCAGGTTCCTGTCGATCTTCTCCACCAACCTGGACGAGCACTACATGGTCCGGGTTGCCGGCCTGAAGCGGCGGATCGCTGCCGGCGTCGCGGTGCCCAGCGTCAGTGGTCTGATGCCTCGCGACATCCACGAGGCGACCCTGCACCGGACCCGGGAGCTGGTCACCGAACAGGCCAGGATCTTCGCCGACGAGGTGCGTCCCGAGCTTGCCGAGCAGGGCATCGAGATCCTGCGTTGGGACCAACTGACCGCCGAAGAGAAGGACCGGATGCGGCAGCTCTTCGCCGAGCGGATCTTCCCGGTGCTGACACCGCTGGCGGTCGACCCGTCCCATCCGTTCCCCTACATCTCCGGGTTGTCGCTGAACCTGGCCGTGATGGTCAAGAACCCCGACACCGGCTCCCGGCAGTTCGCCCGGGTGAAGGTGCCGGATGTGCTGTCCCGCTTCATCTCGCTGTCCGAGGGTCGCTTCGTCGCCCTCGAGGACATCATCGCCCGACACCTTGATCAACTCTTCGGCGGGATGCAGGTTGTCGATCATCACGTCTTCCGGGTCACCCGCAACGAGGACGTCGAGGTCGAGGAGGATGACGCCGAAAATCTCCTGGTGGCGTTGGAGAAGGAGCTGTTGCGGCGCAAGGTCGGCCGCCCTCCGGTCCGGCTCGAGGTCACCGACACGATGGACCCGAAGATGCTCGAGCTGTTGATGAGCGAGCTCGACATCAGCGAGCACGAGGTCTTCCGGCTCCCGACGCCGCTCGATCTGGGCGGGCTGGGTGCGATCGCCGATCTTGACCGGGCCGAGCTGAAGTATCCGGCGTTCCTGCCCAAGACCCACCCGCACCTGGCCGAGGTGGAGACCGCCAAACCGGCGGACATGTTCGCCGCCCTCAAGCAGCGTGACGTGTTGCTGCATCATCCGTACGATTCCTTCGCCACCAGCGTGCAGCGCTTCATCGAACAGGCCGCCGACGATCCGCAGGTGCTGGCGATCAAGCAGACCCTGTATCGCACCTCCGGCGACTCCCCGATCGTCGACGCGCTGATCGAGGCATCCGAGGCCGGCAAGCAGGTGCTCGCGGTGGTCGAGATCAAGGCCCGCTTCGACGAGCAGGCCAACATCGCCTGGGCCAGGCGACTGGAGGAACACGGCTGCCACGTCGTCTACGGACTGATGGGTCTGAAGACGCACTGCAAGCTGGCGATGGTGGTCCGCGACGAGCCCGACGGGCTTCGCCGCTATGCCCACATCGGCACCGGCAACTACAACCCGAAGACGGCCCGGCAGTACGAGGACATGGGGCTGCTGACGGCGAATCCCATCGTCACCGAGGACATCGGCCGACTCTTCAACCACCTGTCCGGGATGAGCCAGGAACGGGAGTACCGCCGGCTGCTGGTCGCACCGCACGGCATCCGCAGCGGCCTGATCGAGCGGATCGAGACCGAGGTCGAACATCACCGTGCCGGCCGGCCGTCGGGGATCAAGATCAAGGTCAACTCGCTGGTCGACGAAGCGATCTCCGACGCTCTCTACCGGGCGTCGATGGCCGGAGTCAGTGTTGACCTCTGGGTGCGCGGGATCTGCACGTTGAGACCGCAGATCCCCGGGCTCAGCGAGAACATCCGGGTCCGCAGCATCGTCGGCCGCTTCCTCGAGCACAGCCGGCTGTTCTGGTTCGCCAACGGCGGCCGCCCGTCGGTCGGAATGGGCTCGGCCGACCTGATGCACCGCAACCTCGATCGCCGGATCGAGGTGCTGGTCCAGATCACCAACGCCGCACATATCAAGGAGATCGAGGATCTCTTCGAGGTCGCCTTCAACGACCGCACCGGAGCCTGGTGGCTGAGCGGTGACGGCTCCTGGCACGAGCGGGTGCTGGACGACAACGGCGTCCCACTGCGCGACATCCAGGAGATGTTGATCAACCGCTCCACCCGGCGCCGCGGCAAGTGA
- a CDS encoding NUDIX hydrolase, giving the protein MKIVEAAGAVVLRRAARTPSGPVDGQPEPTHQAREPVEGFEVLLVHRPSYDDWSLPKGKLEPGEIHPTAAVREVGEEALTTITVGSPLDRTSYKIGKSTQKQVSWWRGTAVGELAAATLDHDHDGTPEVDEIAWLPIDQARDRLSYQQDRELLEQGLAQPVTTPLIIVRHAKAINRKDWDGTDAARPLRPRGRVQSRRLVPLLTAYGISRLFTSPWQRCIGTLQPYALHTRTASTQLPILNEDEGSDDPDGVAAAMDAIREQTVVGHTPTVVCGHRPVLPHMLAALDLPEHPLATAECVVVHLTDTAEVHAVEYHRPRA; this is encoded by the coding sequence GTGAAGATCGTCGAAGCGGCCGGCGCCGTCGTCCTGCGCCGCGCCGCCCGGACCCCGTCCGGCCCGGTCGATGGGCAGCCCGAGCCCACGCATCAGGCCCGTGAGCCTGTCGAGGGCTTCGAGGTACTGCTGGTGCACCGCCCGAGCTATGACGATTGGTCGCTGCCCAAGGGAAAACTCGAACCGGGCGAGATCCATCCGACGGCCGCGGTCCGCGAGGTCGGCGAGGAAGCACTGACCACGATCACGGTGGGCAGCCCGCTGGACCGCACCTCGTACAAGATCGGCAAGTCCACCCAGAAGCAGGTTTCGTGGTGGCGTGGTACCGCGGTCGGCGAGCTCGCCGCGGCGACCCTCGATCATGATCATGACGGCACCCCGGAGGTCGACGAGATCGCCTGGCTTCCGATCGACCAGGCGCGTGATCGGCTCAGCTATCAACAGGACCGGGAGCTGTTGGAGCAGGGCCTCGCGCAACCGGTGACGACGCCGTTGATCATCGTCCGGCACGCCAAGGCGATCAATCGCAAGGACTGGGACGGCACCGATGCCGCACGGCCGCTCCGTCCCCGCGGCCGGGTGCAGTCCCGGCGGCTGGTGCCGTTGCTGACCGCGTACGGGATCAGCCGGCTCTTCACCTCGCCGTGGCAACGCTGCATCGGCACCCTGCAGCCGTACGCGTTGCACACCAGGACTGCCTCGACCCAGCTGCCGATCCTCAACGAGGACGAGGGGTCGGACGATCCCGACGGCGTCGCCGCGGCGATGGATGCGATCCGCGAACAGACCGTGGTCGGGCACACCCCGACCGTCGTCTGCGGACATCGTCCGGTGCTGCCACACATGCTGGCCGCGCTCGATCTGCCCGAACACCCGTTGGCCACCGCCGAATGCGTCGTCGTGCACCTGACCGACACTGCCGAGGTGCACGCGGTCGAATACCACCGACCACGGGCCTGA
- the pstS gene encoding phosphate ABC transporter substrate-binding protein PstS, translated as MRASRKRSAKRLAQVAALAAAGVLSFTACGSDPTTGGGSGNAAEPGGSTSGSASGASLACPSGKLNAEGSTAQANAITQAISAYGSACSNKATVEYNATGSGDGIKNFTGGLVDFAGSDAALDEDEAKAAEKRCEGNPAWNLPMVAGPVALVYNLDGVDKLVLTPKVSSEIFTGKIKKWNDKQIADLNSGVKLPDEDITVFFRSDESGTTQNVETFLKEAGEGAWTKEPSKSWGGVGEGKNKSSGIAQGISQTKNSISYVEWSYAKNSKLSMAQLDNGNGPVELTAENVGKAVGGAEVVGEGNDLKLQLKYSDTEAGAYPLLLVTYEIVCSKGLDADKTKLEKDFLSYMASPETQTSLEQLGYAPLPEELQGKVSDAVDAIS; from the coding sequence ATGCGAGCGAGCAGGAAGCGCTCGGCCAAGCGGCTGGCCCAGGTCGCCGCTCTCGCCGCGGCCGGCGTACTCAGCTTCACTGCTTGTGGCTCCGATCCCACCACGGGTGGCGGATCCGGCAACGCGGCAGAGCCGGGTGGTTCGACCTCGGGAAGCGCGTCGGGCGCCTCCCTGGCCTGCCCGTCGGGCAAGCTCAACGCCGAAGGTTCGACCGCTCAGGCCAACGCCATCACCCAGGCCATCTCGGCCTACGGCTCGGCCTGCAGCAACAAGGCGACAGTCGAGTACAACGCCACCGGTTCCGGTGACGGCATCAAGAACTTCACCGGTGGCCTGGTCGACTTCGCCGGCTCCGATGCGGCGCTGGACGAGGACGAGGCCAAGGCCGCCGAAAAGCGCTGTGAAGGCAACCCGGCTTGGAATCTGCCGATGGTTGCCGGCCCGGTCGCGCTGGTCTACAACCTGGACGGCGTCGACAAGCTGGTGCTCACCCCGAAGGTCTCCTCGGAGATCTTCACCGGCAAGATCAAGAAGTGGAATGACAAGCAGATCGCCGACCTCAACTCCGGCGTCAAGCTGCCCGACGAGGACATCACCGTCTTCTTCCGTTCCGACGAGTCCGGGACCACCCAGAATGTCGAGACCTTCCTGAAGGAAGCCGGCGAGGGCGCCTGGACCAAGGAGCCGTCGAAGAGCTGGGGCGGCGTCGGCGAGGGCAAGAACAAGTCCTCCGGCATCGCCCAGGGCATCAGCCAGACCAAGAACTCGATCTCCTACGTCGAGTGGAGCTACGCCAAGAACAGCAAGCTTTCGATGGCTCAGCTGGACAACGGCAACGGCCCGGTCGAGCTGACCGCAGAGAATGTCGGCAAGGCCGTCGGCGGCGCCGAGGTGGTCGGTGAGGGTAACGACCTGAAGCTGCAGTTGAAGTACTCCGACACCGAGGCGGGCGCCTACCCGCTGCTGCTGGTGACCTACGAGATCGTCTGCAGCAAGGGCCTGGACGCCGACAAGACCAAGCTGGAGAAGGATTTCCTCAGCTACATGGCTTCCCCGGAGACCCAGACCTCGTTGGAGCAGCTCGGCTACGCACCGCTTCCCGAGGAATTGCAGGGCAAGGTCAGCGACGCGGTCGACGCCATCAGCTGA
- the pstC gene encoding phosphate ABC transporter permease subunit PstC, whose translation MSVTDRDREGLGSAAARSADSATDTADEALESPVDTIGHDRGPDASVTLRRITPLHADHTHTDPSPPPIADADRPVRFAKIGRSGDRIFRGASLGASLLIIAIVVFVGIFLIALAAPSLAADKVSFLTSREWSVNDPTNLRFGIVDLLWTTVLSSVVAMVIAVPISVGVALFITQYAPKKVSGPLAFVVDLLAAVPSIVFGLWGMIELAPKMTPISDFLEDNLGFIPIFAPGVSGGSTVLTASVVLAIMIVPIVTAISRDVFAQTPAEHMEAALALGATRWEKIRMTVLPYGRSGVVSASMLGLGRALGETIAVMIILSVPAKGESFNPSLLAGGETFASKIANAAAEFDSPEKTGAFIAAGMVLFVVTFAVNAVARLISSQGTVKA comes from the coding sequence ATGTCCGTGACAGACCGAGACCGTGAGGGCCTCGGATCGGCAGCCGCCAGGTCTGCCGATTCCGCCACCGACACCGCCGACGAGGCACTCGAATCGCCCGTCGACACGATCGGCCATGACCGCGGTCCCGACGCCAGTGTCACCCTCCGCCGGATCACGCCGCTGCACGCCGACCACACCCACACCGACCCGAGCCCGCCGCCGATCGCTGACGCCGACCGTCCGGTGCGGTTTGCCAAGATCGGCCGATCCGGGGACCGGATCTTCCGCGGCGCCTCGCTCGGCGCCAGCCTGTTGATCATCGCGATCGTGGTCTTCGTCGGCATCTTCCTGATCGCGTTGGCCGCGCCGAGCCTGGCAGCGGATAAAGTCAGCTTCCTGACATCACGGGAGTGGTCGGTCAACGATCCGACCAACCTGCGCTTCGGTATCGTCGATCTGCTCTGGACGACCGTGCTGTCGTCGGTGGTGGCGATGGTGATCGCGGTGCCGATCTCGGTCGGTGTCGCGCTGTTCATCACCCAGTACGCCCCCAAGAAGGTGTCCGGTCCGTTGGCGTTCGTCGTCGACCTGCTGGCTGCGGTGCCGTCGATCGTCTTCGGCCTGTGGGGCATGATCGAACTCGCGCCGAAGATGACACCGATCAGCGACTTCCTGGAGGACAACCTCGGCTTCATCCCGATCTTCGCCCCCGGCGTATCGGGTGGCAGCACGGTGCTGACCGCGTCGGTGGTGCTGGCGATCATGATCGTGCCGATCGTCACCGCGATCTCCCGCGACGTCTTCGCCCAGACCCCTGCCGAGCACATGGAAGCCGCACTGGCGCTCGGCGCGACCCGTTGGGAGAAGATCCGGATGACGGTGCTGCCGTACGGCCGCTCCGGCGTGGTCAGCGCCTCGATGCTCGGCCTGGGCCGGGCGCTGGGCGAGACGATCGCCGTGATGATCATCCTGTCCGTACCCGCCAAGGGTGAGTCGTTCAACCCGTCGCTGTTGGCCGGTGGCGAGACATTTGCCAGCAAGATCGCCAACGCGGCCGCCGAGTTCGACTCGCCGGAGAAGACCGGTGCCTTCATCGCCGCCGGCATGGTGCTGTTCGTGGTCACCTTTGCGGTGAACGCGGTCGCCCGGCTGATCTCGAGCCAAGGGACGGTGAAGGCGTGA
- the pstA gene encoding phosphate ABC transporter permease PstA: MSTATDSQPPVSDRLDLSRPRGSRTARNLFATVLVTLATLLAIAPLVWILASVIMRGIGVVIKPGWWNLSQRNITALMDGGGAYAAIVGTVEIALICAVIAVPIGVLGAIYLVEYARGTRFARVISFAVDILTGIPSIVAALFIYAFVITILGFGRSAIAASFALVLLMLPTVLRSTEEMLKLVPDALREASYALGVPKWKTIVKVVVPTSLSGMVTGVLLGLARVMGETAPLLILVSYGQGINFNPDSSVMASLPTMINTMRDQPPGLPAFDRAWGAALTLILIVMSLNLIGRGISRFSKLKEK; encoded by the coding sequence GTGAGCACCGCAACCGACAGCCAACCGCCGGTCTCCGACCGGCTCGACCTGTCCCGTCCGCGCGGCTCCCGGACCGCTCGCAACCTGTTCGCCACCGTCCTGGTCACGCTTGCGACGCTGCTCGCGATCGCTCCGCTGGTCTGGATCCTGGCGTCGGTGATCATGCGTGGGATCGGCGTGGTCATCAAGCCCGGCTGGTGGAATCTGAGTCAGCGCAACATCACCGCGCTGATGGACGGCGGTGGCGCGTACGCAGCGATCGTCGGCACCGTGGAGATCGCGCTGATCTGTGCGGTGATCGCGGTGCCGATCGGCGTGCTCGGCGCGATCTACCTGGTCGAATACGCTCGCGGCACCCGGTTCGCGCGGGTGATCAGCTTTGCCGTCGACATCCTGACCGGCATCCCGTCGATCGTCGCCGCGCTGTTCATCTACGCCTTCGTGATCACCATCCTGGGCTTCGGCCGGTCGGCGATCGCCGCGTCGTTCGCGCTGGTGCTGCTGATGCTGCCGACCGTGCTGCGGTCGACCGAGGAGATGCTCAAGCTGGTGCCGGACGCACTGCGGGAGGCGTCGTACGCGCTCGGAGTGCCGAAGTGGAAGACGATCGTCAAGGTCGTCGTCCCGACCTCGCTGTCCGGCATGGTCACCGGCGTACTGCTCGGGCTGGCGAGGGTGATGGGCGAGACCGCACCGTTGCTGATCCTGGTCTCCTACGGTCAGGGCATCAACTTCAACCCCGACTCCTCGGTGATGGCGTCGCTACCGACCATGATCAACACCATGCGTGATCAGCCGCCGGGACTGCCGGCCTTCGATCGTGCCTGGGGTGCGGCGTTGACCCTGATCCTGATCGTGATGTCGCTCAACCTGATCGGCCGCGGCATCAGCCGCTTCAGCAAACTCAAAGAGAAGTAG
- the pstB gene encoding phosphate ABC transporter ATP-binding protein PstB, producing the protein MAKRIDVTDVDIFYGNFHAVQDVSLTVQPRTVTAFIGPSGCGKSTFLRTLNRMHEVIPGAYVKGKVALDGTDLYGPGVDPVAVRRVVGMVFQRPNPFPAMSIFDNVAAGLKLNGERNRGRLAEAVEKSLRAANLWNEVKDRLGKAGSGLSGGQQQRLCIARAIAVEPQVLLMDEPCSALDPISTLAIEDLIGQLKEHYTVVIVTHNMQQAARVSDRTAFFNLAAQGKPGRLVEIGSTEKIFSNPEEKATEDYITGRFG; encoded by the coding sequence ATGGCAAAACGCATCGATGTCACCGATGTCGACATCTTCTACGGCAACTTCCACGCCGTACAAGACGTATCGCTGACCGTCCAGCCGCGGACCGTGACCGCCTTCATCGGCCCGTCGGGTTGTGGCAAGTCCACCTTCCTGCGCACCTTGAACCGGATGCACGAGGTGATCCCGGGTGCGTACGTGAAGGGCAAGGTCGCCCTCGACGGCACCGACCTCTACGGACCGGGCGTCGACCCGGTCGCGGTCCGTCGGGTCGTCGGGATGGTCTTCCAGCGGCCCAATCCGTTCCCGGCGATGTCGATCTTCGACAACGTCGCGGCCGGGTTGAAGCTGAACGGCGAACGCAACCGCGGACGATTGGCCGAGGCGGTCGAGAAGTCGCTGCGGGCGGCCAATCTGTGGAACGAGGTCAAGGACCGGCTCGGCAAGGCCGGCAGCGGACTGTCCGGCGGTCAGCAACAGCGGCTCTGCATCGCCCGCGCGATCGCGGTCGAGCCGCAGGTGCTGCTGATGGACGAGCCGTGCTCGGCGTTGGATCCGATCTCCACTCTGGCCATCGAGGACCTGATCGGCCAGCTCAAGGAGCACTACACGGTGGTGATCGTCACCCACAACATGCAGCAGGCCGCCCGGGTCAGTGACCGCACCGCCTTCTTCAATCTGGCTGCCCAGGGCAAGCCGGGCCGATTGGTCGAGATCGGTTCGACCGAGAAGATCTTCTCCAATCCCGAGGAAAAGGCGACCGAGGACTACATCACCGGCCGCTTCGGCTGA
- a CDS encoding DMT family transporter, whose amino-acid sequence MRRYAAGAGRSGGAVRVLAGLALVVLWSSGFVGAQLGARQASAITLLAWRYLITSAILLVGCLIVRPCFTRAEVVRQIVLGLVCQLGYLVPVYLGVQYGVHAGTVSLIAAIQPLFVAVLAGPLLGERGNALQRIGLLVGFAGVLVVVSGDIRLGQAPWWAYLLPVAGVLSLGSGTLLGRRWRASSFLMSLTVQTGTAAVGMLVIATLTGQLAPPVTPGFAVAAGWVAILSGLGGYGAYLLVLRSQGATAASSWLYLSPPVTMLWTWLMFGDRIAPLGILGLFITAAGVLLSTGDLRNLRGRISRSGR is encoded by the coding sequence GTGCGAAGGTACGCAGCCGGTGCGGGAAGGTCGGGGGGAGCGGTCAGGGTCCTCGCCGGCCTGGCCCTGGTCGTGCTGTGGAGCTCCGGCTTCGTCGGGGCACAACTGGGCGCTCGGCAGGCATCGGCGATCACGCTGCTGGCCTGGCGCTACCTGATCACCTCGGCGATCCTGCTGGTCGGCTGCCTGATCGTCCGACCGTGCTTCACCCGGGCCGAGGTGGTACGGCAGATCGTCCTCGGTCTGGTCTGTCAGCTCGGCTACCTGGTGCCGGTCTACCTCGGTGTCCAGTACGGCGTGCACGCCGGCACGGTGTCGTTGATCGCCGCGATCCAGCCACTGTTCGTCGCGGTGCTGGCCGGCCCGCTGCTGGGGGAGCGCGGTAACGCCCTACAGCGGATCGGGCTGCTGGTCGGCTTCGCCGGCGTGCTGGTCGTGGTGTCCGGCGACATCCGGCTCGGACAGGCGCCGTGGTGGGCCTACCTGCTGCCGGTGGCCGGTGTGCTCAGCCTCGGGTCTGGCACGCTGCTCGGTCGGCGCTGGCGGGCGTCATCGTTCCTGATGTCGCTGACCGTGCAGACCGGCACGGCAGCCGTCGGGATGCTGGTGATCGCCACCCTGACCGGTCAACTCGCGCCGCCGGTCACCCCCGGATTCGCGGTCGCGGCCGGCTGGGTCGCGATCCTGTCCGGGCTCGGCGGCTACGGCGCCTATCTGCTGGTGCTCCGCAGCCAGGGCGCGACCGCGGCCAGCAGCTGGCTCTACCTCAGCCCTCCGGTGACGATGCTGTGGACCTGGTTGATGTTCGGCGACCGGATCGCCCCGCTCGGCATCCTGGGCCTGTTCATCACTGCCGCCGGTGTCCTTCTCAGCACCGGAGATCTCCGGAACCTTCGGGGGAGGATCAGCCGAAGCGGCCGGTGA
- a CDS encoding TetR/AcrR family transcriptional regulator — translation MVSARVRSTPQSRLVPGQIDLDRLPKAGRRILAASAELFYQRGIGAVGVEEIALTAETTKKTIYDRFGSKEGLVTAYLQQRCRIWREYVADWLQRADSTGTDRVLEPLRALLSWMAKNDRGCGFVNAYAELAGTGHAGLPVIVEEKRAIRELYAQLLTEAGLDRVEERATQLGIVHEGLIQQLAAGQHPAAEQQAFALAALVVAAPY, via the coding sequence ATGGTTTCGGCACGAGTTCGCAGCACCCCACAGTCTCGATTGGTCCCCGGACAGATCGACCTGGACCGGTTGCCCAAGGCGGGTCGGCGGATCCTGGCCGCGTCGGCCGAGCTGTTCTACCAGCGTGGCATCGGCGCCGTCGGCGTCGAGGAGATCGCGCTGACCGCCGAGACCACCAAGAAGACGATCTACGACCGGTTCGGATCCAAGGAGGGGCTGGTCACCGCCTACCTGCAGCAGCGCTGCCGGATCTGGCGGGAGTACGTCGCGGACTGGCTGCAGCGGGCCGACTCGACCGGCACCGACCGGGTGCTCGAACCGTTGCGGGCGCTGCTGTCCTGGATGGCCAAGAACGACCGCGGCTGCGGATTCGTCAACGCCTACGCCGAGCTGGCCGGCACCGGACATGCCGGGCTGCCGGTGATCGTGGAGGAGAAGCGAGCGATCCGCGAGTTGTATGCGCAGCTGCTCACCGAGGCCGGACTGGACCGGGTCGAGGAACGGGCGACCCAGCTCGGGATCGTGCACGAAGGACTGATCCAACAACTGGCCGCCGGACAGCATCCGGCCGCCGAACAGCAGGCGTTCGCGCTGGCCGCGCTCGTCGTCGCCGCCCCGTACTGA